The following coding sequences lie in one Catharus ustulatus isolate bCatUst1 chromosome 5, bCatUst1.pri.v2, whole genome shotgun sequence genomic window:
- the LOC116997108 gene encoding T-cell surface glycoprotein CD8 alpha chain-like, producing the protein MLNSSISFTATTAAPTTCVPTTKGGTTEEPNLKTPDPGRTVLDDLNSFCHIFIWVPLAGACVLLLIALVITLVLCRQTRRRRCRCKRPANGKPPTKPRTPN; encoded by the exons ATGCTGAATTCATCCATTTCATTTACAGCCACCACAGCGGCACCCACCACGTGTGTACCCACTACCAAGGGTGGCACAACTGAGGAGCCCAACCTCAAGACTCCAGATCCAG GGAGAACAGTGCTGGACGATCTGAATTCCTTCTGTCACATCTTCATCTGGGTCCCCTTGGCCGGtgcctgtgtcctgctcctcaTCGCCCTGGTGATCACCCTCGTGCTGTGCCGAC AAACCAGAAGACGAAGATGCAGGTGTAAGAG ACCTGCAAACGGGAAGCCCCCCACAAAACCCAGGACACCCAACTAA